A portion of the Desmodus rotundus isolate HL8 chromosome 8, HLdesRot8A.1, whole genome shotgun sequence genome contains these proteins:
- the NBEAL2 gene encoding neurobeachin-like protein 2 isoform X4, translated as MAASERLYELWLLYYTQKDLGYLQQWLKAFVGAFEKSISLSSLEPRRPEEAGAEVPLLPLDALQVLAEQLDEGDLEQTLLLLKLFIVLCRNPDNVEAGWGRVLVPRVLALLTRLVAKLKGSPPPQEGQGPKLEEVALHALLLSEGLFDPYQTWRRQHSGEVISAKEKSKYKFPPAALPAEFRGFFRESLQDADRLPPTLLLRLIHLFGAILAGGTENGQVAVSTSSVQGLLDVVQGWGHGPAPDSRLVSLALEALVGAVHVLHASRTPHRAPELRTLLEGYFRVLNADWPAGPSPGPEEALVTLRVSMLDAIPMMLACEDRPVLQATFLSNNCFEHLIRLIQNSKVLDQDTDAIAVHVVRVLTCIMSGSPSAKEVFKERIGYPHLHEVLQSHGPPTHRLLQELLNMAVEGDHSTRPSPPIRNEQPVLVLMQWLPALPTAELRLFLAQRLWWLCDSCPASRATCVQAGLVGCLLETLSVGEALGARCQEQLLALLQALGRVSLRPLELRRLLRPPPGLDSEPGGAEAGKARHAGAIIRALSGMARHQGPARALRYFDLTPSMAGIMVPPVQRWPGTGFTFHAWLCLHPTAAAPAPAPTRPLQRKQLYSFFTSSGSGFEAFFTAAGTLVVAVCTRKEYFTMSLPEVTFADSAWHCVTVVHTPGRRIFSQNLVHVYKDGILVKTASLRCPSLSEPFSSCCIGSAGHRTTTTTTGLPAPPVPTALAHTHPTLIRSQSVPATTELSSGSGLTAPLQEGSISSTLAGTQDTRWGSPTSLEGELGAVAIFHEALQAEVLKVLCALGPNETAPFKPESELHELGTKLLLHYSPQACKNNICLDLSPGHGLDGRLTGYTVETWGVKDVVNCVGGMGALLPLLERVAAQPQAAEAGPAETHDLVGPELTSGHNTQGLLLPLGKSSEERMERNAVAAFLLMLRNLLQGHAVNQESLVQCQGPAIIGALLCKVPSWAMDMNVLMSAQLLMEQVAAEGSGPLLYLLYQHLLFNFHLWALSDFAVRLGHIQYMSSIVREHRQKLRKKYGVQFILDALRTHYSPQRERPLAADDMRTVQTSLLGLAREFLVRSSPADDLQVVLNFLAASGDDGQVVGVLDLLLALLQGSSAQESLAVFLLGPGSLEVLLALLVQPRSLPLLSDRVCQILCRLQQNERLPERSRQRLQLREYGLQGLVACLPEAAISLQLCQDLYKLFLGTDCLNLSDLMAMVQLSLQADLSVRLYICRQLFHLIHKQPDVARLLARQAGWQDVLTRLYVLEAATAGSPLPFPPELPASPEPAVPKPPSESPDSSDVFLPSEAPCPDPDAFYQALSPFCAPFDLGLERSSVGSDSTTGGGGGGSSGTVTPASQPGTPSPLDGPRPFPAARGRHSSSLSNVLEDGSLPEPTFSGDDISNTSNPQQTPEEELCNLLTNVLFLVTWRGVEGSDEAAWRERGQVFSVLTQLGASATLVRPPDCIKRSLLEMMLESALTDIKKALPGVLASLTQQVLWLLRLLQDFLCAEGHGNQELWSEKLFEGVCSLLDRLGAWPHLANGTADLREMAQIGLHLVLGYILLEDPQLHAQAHVRLHSLLQTAVPMRHQEACYVLSKLEAVLARALHASPCKVAPEDQGPPATAAASTERCSWLVPLVRTLLDRAYEPLGLQWGLPSLPPTNGSPTFFEDFQDFCATPEWRHFIDKQVQPTMSQFEMDTYAKSHDLMSGFWNSCYDTLMSSGQRRQQERAHSCRDFQELVLEPVQRRARLEGLRYASVLKQQAAQHSTVLLHWGALWRQLSNPCGAWALRDPPTPRWKMSSAETYSRMRLKLVPNHHFNSHLEASALRDNLGEAPLTPTEEASLPLAVTKEAKVSALPEELQEDQLGEDELASLETAMQAAELDEQHEKLVLSAECQLVTIVAVVPGLLEVTTQHIYFYDGSAERVETEEGIGHDFRRPLAQLREVHLRRFNLRRSALELFFIDQANYFLNFPCKAGGAVTSSPCQAPRPQPYPIPPHTQIRNQVYKWLLRLRPPAQGYLSSRSPQEMLRASGLTQKWVQREISNFEYLMQLNTIAGRTYNDLSQYPVFPWVLQDYVSPTLDLSNPAVFRDLSKPIGVVNPKHAQLVREKYESFEDPAGTIDKFHYGTHYSNAAGVMHYLIRVEPFTSLHIQLQSGRFDCSDRQFHSVAAAWQARLDSLADVKELIPEFFYFPDFLENQNGFDLGCLQLTNEKVGDVVLPPWASSPEDFIQQHRQALESEYVSAHLHKWIDLIFGYKQRGLAAEEALNVFYYCTYEGAVDLDHVADERERKALEGIISNFGQTPCQLLKEPHPARLSAEEAAQRLARLDTNSPSIFQHLDQLKAFFAEAISDGVPLVLALVPHRQLHSFMAPDMLVTVSANGLLGTHSWLPYDRNISNYFSFIKESTKVQRLLSGPWVQDSGVSGQALAVTPDGKLLFSGGHWDGSLRVTALQRGKLLNQISRHLDIVTCLALDTCGIYLISGSRDTTCMVWQLLQKDGLSVGLASKPLQVLYGHEAAVSCVAISTELDMAVSGSEDGTVIIHTVRRGQFVAALRPPGNMLPGPVSHLALGSEGQIVVQSSARERLGAQVTYSLHLYSVNGRQRASLPLVEQPTALAVTEDFVLLGTAQCALHILHLNKLLPAAPPLPMKVPIRSLAVTKERSHVLVGLEDGKLIVVGAGQPSEVRSIQFTRKLWRSSRRISQVSSGETEYRPEEAR; from the exons ATGGCCGCCTCCGAGCGGCTCTACGAGTTGTGGCTGCTGTACTACACTCAG AAGGACCTGGGTTACCTGCAGCAGTGGCTGAAGGCCTTTGTAGGCGCCTTCGAGAAGAGCATCTCACTCTCGTCTCTGGAGCCACGCAG GCCAGAGGAGGCAGGTGCAGAGGTGCCGCTGCTGCCGCTGGATGCGCTGCAGGTGCTGGCGGAGCAGCTGGACGAGGGGGACCTGGAGCAAACCCTGCTGCTGCTCAAGCTCTTCATTGTCCTCTGCAG GAACCCAGACAATGTGGAGGCAGGCTGGGGCCGGGTGCTGGTGCCCCGCGTGCTGGCCTTATTGACCCGGTTGGTGGCCAAG CTGAAAGGATCCCCGCCACCGCAGGAAGGCCAGGGCCCCAAGCTGGAGGAGGTAGCCCTGCATGCCCTCCTCCTCAGCGAGGGCCTCTTCGACCCCTACCAGACCTGGCGGCGCCAGCACAGCGG GGAGGTCATCAGTGCCAAGGAGAAGAGCAAATACAAGTTCCCTCCCGCTGCTTTGCCCGCTGAATTCAGAGGCTTCTTTCGAG AGAGCCTGCAGGATGCAGATCGCTTGCCTCCCACGCTGCTGCTGCGTCTCATCCACCTCTTCGGCGCCATCCTCGCAGGAGGCACG GAGAATGGGCAGGTGGCCGTGAGCACCAGCTCTGTGCAGGGCCTGCTGGATGTGGTGCAGGGCTGGGGCCATGGGCCGGCCCCAGACTCCCGCCTAGTGTCGCTGGCGCTGGAGGCGCTGGTGGGTGCAGTACACGTCCTGCACGCCAGCCGCACACCCCACCGAGCACCGGAGCTTCGCACGCTGCTGGAGGGCTACTTCCGAGTCCTTAATGCTGATTGGCCGGCTGGGCCGAGCCCAGGCCCTGAAGAGGCCCTTGTCACCCTCCGAGTCAGCATGCTCG ACGCCATCCCCATGATGCTGGCCTGCGAGGACAGGCCAGTGCTCCAGGCCACCTTCCTCAGCAACAATTGCTTTGAACATCTCATTCGCCTCATCCAGAACAGCAAG gtACTGGACCAGGACACAGATGCCATCGCTGTCCACGTAGTCAGAGTGCTGACCTGCATCATGAGCGGCTCCCCTTCCGCCAAG GAGGTGTTTAAGGAGCGCATTGGCTACCCACACCTGCACGAGGTCCTGCAGAGCCACGGCCCCCCCACCCATCGGCTGCTTCAAGAGCTGCTCAACATG GCTGTGGAGGGCGACCATAGCACACGCCCGTCGCCACCCATCCGCAACGAGCAGCCGGTGCTGGTGCTGATGCAGTGGCTGCCAGCACTGCCCACCGCTGAGCTGAGACTCTTCCTAGCACAGCGCCTCTGGTGGCTCTGTGACAGCTGCCCCGCCAGCCGCGCCACGTGCGTGCAGGCAGGTCTGGTGGGCTGCCTGCTGGAAACGCTCAGCGTGGGAGAAGCCCTGGGGGCCCGCTGCCAGGAGCAGCTGCTGGCGCTGCTGCAAGCATTGGGCCGGGTGTCACTAAGGCCCTTGGAGTTGCGTCGCCTGCTTCGCCCCCCACCAGGGCTGGACTCGGAGCCAGGAGGAGCTGAGGCAGGGAAGGCCCGACACGCAGGTGCCATCATTCGCGCATTATCAGGCATGGCCCGGCACCAGGGCCCTGCGCGAGCCCTACGCTACTTTGACCTCACGCCGAGCATGGCGGGCATTATGGTGCCCCCGGTGCAGCGATGGCCAGGAACCGGCTTCACCTTCCACGCCTGGCTCTGTTTGCATCCCACGGCTGCAGcgcccgccccagcccccacccggCCACTCCAGCGGAAGCAGCTGTACAG CTTCTTCACCAGCAGTGGTTCAGGGTTTGAGGCCTTCTTCACGGCGGCTGGGACCTTGGTGGTGGCTGTGTGCACGCGGAAGGAGTACTTTACCATGAGCTTACCTGAAGTGACCTTTGCCGACTCTGCCTGG CACTGCGTGACCGTCGTCCACACGCCCGGGCGCCGGATTTTCAGCCAGAACCTGGTACATGTGTACAAAGACGGCATTCTGGTCAAGACCGCATCCCTCCGCTGTCCCTCCCTCAGTGAG CCTTTCTCCTCCTGCTGTATCGGCTCCGCTGGGCACCGCACAACGACCACCACCACGGGGCTGCCCGCGCCACCAGTCCCCACTGCCCTGGCTCACACTCATCCCACCCTCATCCGCTCCCAGTCAGTCCCGGCCACCACAGAGCTCAGCTCGGGGTCTGGGCTGACAGCCCCCCTGCAGGAGGGCAGCATCAGCTCCACCCTTGCAGGCACACAGGACACTCGATGGGgcagccccacctccctggaGGGTGAGCTGGGAGCCGTAGCCATCTTCCATGAAGCCCTGCAGGCGGAGGTCCTGAAGGTCCTGTGTGCGCTGG GGCCCAATGAGACAGCCCCCTTCAAGCCGGAGAGTGAACTGCATGAACTTGGCACCAAGCTGCTCCTCCATTACTCTCCTCAG GCCTGTAAGAACAACATCTGCCTGGACCTGTCCCCTGGCCATGGGCTGGATGGCCGCCTGACGGGCTACACGGTGGAGACCTGGGGagtgaag GATGTGGTGAACTGTGTGGGAGGCATGGGTGCCCTGCTGCCCCTGCTAGAGCGAGTGGCTGCACAGCCCCAAGCGGCCGAGGCGGGTCCAGCTGAAACACATGACCTTGTGGGGCCCGAACTGACCTCTGGCCACAACACCCAGGGCCTGCTGCTCCCACTGGGCAAGTCCTCAG AGGAGCGGATGGAGAGGAATGCAGTAGCTGCCTTCCTGCTGATGCTGCGGAACTTGCTGCAGGGCCATGCTGTGAACCAGGAGAGCCTGGTGCAGTGCCAGGGACCTGCCATCATTGGGGCCCTCCTGTGCAAG GTGCCCAGCTGGGCCATGGACATGAATGTGCTCATGTCTGCCCAGCTGCTGATGGAGCAGGTGGCAGCCGAGGGCAGTGGACCCCTCCTGTACCTGCTCTACCAGCACTTGCTGTTCAACTTTCACCTCTGGGCCCTCAGTGACTTTGCTGTACGCCTTG GCCACATCCAGTACATGTCCAGCATAGTGCGCGAGCACAGACAGAAGCTGCGGAAGAAGTATGGGGTCCAGTTCATCCTCGATGCCCTACGCACCCACTACAG CCCGCAGCGGGAGCGCCCTCTAGCGGCCGACGACATGCGCACAGTGCAGACTTCACTCCTGGGCCTGGCGCGCGAGTTCCTGGTCCGCAGCTCTCCAGCTGATGACTTGCAGGTCGTGCTGAACTTTTTGGCAGCTTCAGGTGATGATGGCCAG GTGGTGGGCGTCCTGGACCTGCTGCTGGCACTGCTGCAGGGCTCGTCGGCACAGGAGTCCCTGGCTGTCTTCCTGCTGGGGCCGGGGAGCCTGGAGGTGCTGCTGGCACTGCTAGTGCAGCCACGGTCACTGCCCCTGCTGTCCGACCGAGTCTGCCAG ATCCTGTGCAGGCTGCAGCAGAATGAGCGCTTACCTGAGCGGAGCCGCCAGCGGCTCCAGCTTCGAGAGTATGGCCTCCAGGGGCTCGTCGCCTGCCTGCCAGAGGCGGCGATCTCCCTTCAGCTCTGCCAGGACCTCTATAAGCTGTTCCTGGGGACAG ATTGCCTGAACCTCTCAGACCTGATGGCTATGGTGCAGCTGTCCCTCCAGGCTGACCTCAGCGTCCGTCTGTACATCTGTCGCCAG CTCTTCCACCTCATCCACAAACAGCCTGATGTTGCGCGGCTGCTGGCCCGGCAGGCTGGCTGGCAGGATGTCCTGACCCGGCTGTACGTGTTGGAGGCTGCCACGGCCGGCAGTCCCCTGCCCTTTCCCCCGGAGCTGCCCGCCTCCCCAGAGCCAGCTGTCCCCAAGCCACCCTCTGAGTCCCCTGATTCTTCAGATGTCTTCTTGCCCTCAGAGGCCCCCTGCCCTGACCCTGATGCATTTTACCAAGCTCTGTCCCCGTTCTGTGCACCCTTTGACCTGGGCCTGGAACGGTCCAGTGTGGGCTCAGACAGTACCACGGGTGGCGGCggtggtggcagcagtgggaCTGTTactccagccagccagcctggcaCACCTTCCCCGCTGGATGGGCCCCGGCCCTTCCCCGCTGCCCGTGGCCGCCATAGCTCCAGTCTGTCCAACGTGCTGGAAGATGGCAGCCTCCCCGAGCCCACCTTCAGTGGGGATGACATCTCCAATACCAGCAACCCTCAG CAGACCCCTGAGGAGGAGCTGTGCAACCTGCTCACCAACGTGCTGTTCTTGGTGACATGGCGGGGTGTGGAAGGCAGTGACGAGGCTGCTTGGCGGGAACGTGGCCAGGTCTTCTCAGTGCTCACCCAGCTGGGGGCCTCAGCCACACTAGTGCGCCCACCAGACTGCATCAAGCGCAG cctcctggaGATGATGCTGGAGTCAGCCTTGACCGACATCAAAAAGGCCCTTCCTGGGGTCCTGGCCAGCCTCACCCAGCAGGTGCTTTGGCTGCTGCGCCTGCTGCAGGACTTCCTGTGCGCTGAGGGCCACGGCAACCAGGAGCTATGGAGTGAGAAG CTCTTCGAAGGTGTATGCAGCCTGCTTGATCGCCTAGGAGCCTGGCCACACCTGGCCAACGGCACCGCTGATCTCCGAGAGATGGCGCAGATTGGGCTGCACCTCGTGCTTGGCTACATCCTGTTGGAGGACCCACAG CTGCACGCCCAGGCCCATGTGAGGCTGCACTCGCTGCTGCAGACTGCGGTGCCCATGCGCCACCAAGAGGCCTGCTATGTGCTCTCCAAACTGGAGGCCGTGCTGGCGCGGGCGCTTCATGCTTCACCCTGCAAGGTGGCCCCCGAGGACCAGGGGCCCCCGGCCACGGCTGCCGCATCCACCGAGCGCTGCTCCTGGCTGGTGCCGCTGGTGCGCACGCTGCTAGACCGTGCCTACGAACCgctggggctgcagtgggggcTGCCTTCCCTGCCGCCCACCAATGGCAGCCCCACCTTCTTTGAGGACTTCCAGGACTTTTGTGCCACACCTGAATGGCGTCACTTCATCGACAAGCAG GTGCAGCCCACCATGTCCCAGTTCGAAATGGACACCTACGCTAAGAGCCACGACCTCATGTCGGGCTTCTGGAACTCCTGCTACGACACACTCATGAGCAGTGGACAGCGGCGCCAGCAGGAGCGGGCACATAGTTGCCGGGACTTCCAG GAGCTGGTGTTGGAACCCGTGCAGCGGCGGGCGCGCCTGGAGGGACTCCGCTATGCCTCGGTGCTGAAGCAGCAGGCAGCACAGCACTCCACTGTCCTGCTGCACTGGGGGGCGCTGTGGCGTCAGCTCTCCAACCCCTGTGGGGCCTGGGCCCTGAG GGACCCGCCCACACCCCGGTGGAAGATGTCCAGCGCCGAGACATACTCGCGCATGCGTCTGAAGCTGGTGCCCAACCATCACTTCAACTCTCACTTGGAAGCCAGTGCCCTCCGCGACAACCTAG GTGAGGCCCCCCTAACACCCACCGAGGAAGCCTCGCTGCCTCTAGCAGTGACCAAAGAGGCCAAAGTCAGCGCCCTCCCCGAGGAGCTGCAGGAAGACCAGCTGGGCGAGGATGAGCTGGCTTCCCTGGAGACTGC GATGCAGGCGGCGGAACTGGATGAGCAGCACGAGAAGTTGGTGCTGTCAGCTGAGTGCCAACTGGTCACAATAGTGGCTGTGGTCCCCGGGCTGCTGGAGGTCACCACTCAGCACATATACTTCTATGATGGCAGCGCTGAGCGAGTGGAAACTGAGGAGG GCATTGGCCACGACTTCCGGCGCCCACTGGCCCAGCTCCGCGAGGTCCACCTGCGGCGTTTCAACCTGCGCCGTTCGGCACTGGAACTCTTCTTCATCGATCAGGCCAACTACTTCCTCAACTTCCCGTGCAAGGCGGGTGGGGCTGTGACCTCATCTCCTTGCCAGGCCCCCAGGCCTCAGCCttaccccatcccaccccacacccagaTACGGAACCAGGTATACAAGTGGCTCCTGCGCCTGCGCCCTCCTGCCCAAGGCTACCTAAGCAGCCGCTCCCCCCAGGAGATGCTGCGTGCCTCAGGCCTCACCCAG AAATGGGTGCAGCGGGAGATATCCAATTTCGAGTACCTGATGCAGCTCAACACCATCGCGGGGCGGACCTACAACGATCTGTCTCAGTACCCTGTG TTCCCCTGGGTCCTACAGGACTACGTGTCCCCAACCCTGGACCTCAGCAACCCGGCTGTCTTCCGGGACCTGTCCAAGCCCATCGGTGTGGTGAACCCCAAGCATGCCCAGCTTGTGAGGGAGAA GTATGAGAGCTTTGAGGACCCCGCAGGCACCATTGACAAGTTCCACTATGGCACCCACTACTCCAATGCAGCGGGCGTGATGCACTACCTCATCCGCGTGGAACCCTTCACCTCCCTGCACATCCAGCTGCAGAGTGGCCG ctttgACTGCTCTGACCGGCAGTTCCACTCGGTGGCCGCAGCCTGGCAGGCCCGCCTGGACAGCCTGGCCGATGTGAAGGAGCTCATCCCTGAGTTCTTCTACTTCCCCGACTTCCTGGAGAACCAGAATG GCTTTGACCTGGGCTGCCTCCAGCTGACCAACGAGAAGGTGGGTGACGTGGTGCTGCCCCCGTGGGCCAGCTCTCCTGAGGACTTCATCCAGCAGCACCGGCAGGCTCTG gagtcAGAGTACGTGTCTGCCCACCTGCACAAGTGGATTGACCTCATCTTTGGCTACAAGCAGCGGGGGCTGGCTGCGGAGGAGGCCCTCAATGTCTTCTATTACTGCACCTATGAGG GGGCTGTGGACCTGGACCACGTGGCGGATGAGCGGGAACGGAAGGCTCTGGAGGGCATTATCAGCAACTTTGGGCAGACTCCCTGTCAGCTGCTAAAG GAGCCACATCCTGCTCGGCTCTCAGCTGAGGAAGCAGCCCAGCGCCTGGCGCGTCTGGACACTAACTCACCCAGCATCTTCCAGCACCTGGACCAGCTCAAGGCCTTCTTCGCAGAG GCCATCAGTGATGGTGTGCCCCTGGTGCTGGCCCTGGTTCCCCACCGACAGCTCCACTCCTTCATGGCCCCAGACATGCTG GTGACCGTGAGTGCCAATGGGCTGCTGGGCACCCACAGCTGGTTGCCCTATGACCGTAACATAAGCAACTACTTCAGCTTCATCAAAGAGTCCACCAA GGTGCAGCGATTGCTGAGTGGCCCATGGGTACAAGACAGTGGCGTGAGTGGGCAAGCCCTGGCAGTCACCCCCGATGGAAAGCTGCTGTTCAGTGGTGGCCACTGGGATGGCAGCCTTCGAGTGACCGCACTACAGCGGGGCAAGCTGTTGAACCAGATCAGCCGCCACCTTG ACATAGTGACCTGCCTTGCACTGGACACCTGTGGCATCTACCTCATCTCAGGCTCCCGGGACACCACATGCATGGTGTGGCAGCTCCTGCAGAAG GATGGTCTCTCAGTGGGGCTGGCATCAAAGCCTCTGCAGGTCCTGTATGGGCACGAGGCTGCAGTGAGCTGTGTGGCCATCAGCACTGAACTGGACATGGCTGTGTCTGGATCCGAG GATGGAACTGTGATCATCCACACTGTACGCCGTGGCCAGTTTGTGGCTGCACTACGCCCCCCGGGGAACATGTTGCCTGGACCCGTGTCCCACCTGGCGCTGGGGTCTGAGGGCCAGATCGTGGTTCAGAGCTCAGCGCGGGAACGTCTCGGGGCTCAG GTCACCTACTCCTTGCACCTGTACTCAGTGAATGGGAGGCAGCGGGCTTCACTGCCCCTGGTAGAGcagcccacagccctggcagTGACAGAGGACTTTGTTCTGCTGGGCACAGCCCAGTGTGCCCTGCACATCCTCCACCTGAACAA gcTGCTCCCGGCCGCGCCTCCCCTGCCCATGAAGGTGCCCATCCGCAGCCTGGCTGTGACGAAGGAGCGCAGTCATGTGCTTGTGGGTCTGGAGGATGGCAAGCTTATCGTGGTGGGCGCGGGGCAGCCCTCCGAG GTGCGCAGCATCCAGTTCACACGGAAGCTGTGGCGGTCCTCTCGGCGCATCTCGCAGGTGTCTTCCGGAGAGACAGAGTACAGGCCTGAAGAGGCGCGCTga